ATAAAAGAAATGATAACAATGGAAGCGCTATTTACTTAAAATAAAGATGCCTTATTAAAAGTGTTTAACAAAGCATTTTCACATCTAAAATTTATCTATTTATTTTTAATAATAATTTACTACTTTAATCCTTGCCTGTTATTATTTTTTTATTTCAATATTTAGAATAGATAAAGTAAAGTGACTTATAGTGCTATCTAAATCTTCTCTTAATCTTTCTTAAATTTTAGCCATGATAATAAGTGGTGAACTTATATTGATATGTGAATTAGTGATTTAAAAAGAGAATATAATGGACATCAGTTTAAAACCTATAACTTCAGATAATTATGAAGAAATTAGTTTACTTGAAGTAGAAGAATATCAAGAAGATTATATTGCTTCTAATATGTGGTCTTTAGTCGAAGCGGCTTATAATGAAAACTATATTGTCAGAGGAATTTATTTATCAGATAAATCTGTTGGTTTTTTTATGTGGGTGAAAGAAAATCCGTATAAAATTGCTATCTGGCGTTTTATGATAGATAAAGTACATCAAAATAAAGGATTAGGCCGAGAAGCACTACATATTGCCTTAAGTGAAATTAAGCAAGATAAGCAAATCAATGAAATTGAAATTTGTTACAACCCATTAAATCCAGTGGCTAAAAAATTTTATAGTTCTTTTGGTTTTGAAGAGATAGGTCTGGATAAAGATGGTGATGATATGTTGGCAGTCATAAGAGTATAACAAGAAATATAATGATCATAGATTATTGGAATAATGAATTTCAATTATTGAACCAATAATCAATTAAATTTTATTTTAAAAAAAAAGATGATAAGTGAATTTTTATAATAGAGAATTGATCTCTTTAAAATAGAAAAAGGTGCAATTGCACCCTCTTCTATTTTTTATCAACCTGAAAGTCGTAATTATAGCCCCATAACTTGTCTGTTTTTAGGGTAAGAAAGCGTATAATTTAATGGTAAGGATTTTTCTTGTTTTGCCCCTAACGTGATATTCCACTCTATTTCACCTGTATCTTTATCAAGTACGCCATCTTTATAATCAGCGTTTGAGACGTTAATATTATTTTCCTGGCTAAGTGGTAATTGATCGTAAATTGTCACTTTAATTGGCGTGTTATACGTATTTCTTATTTTAATAGTATAG
This portion of the Proteus vulgaris genome encodes:
- a CDS encoding GNAT family N-acetyltransferase, which produces MDISLKPITSDNYEEISLLEVEEYQEDYIASNMWSLVEAAYNENYIVRGIYLSDKSVGFFMWVKENPYKIAIWRFMIDKVHQNKGLGREALHIALSEIKQDKQINEIEICYNPLNPVAKKFYSSFGFEEIGLDKDGDDMLAVIRV